In Scomber japonicus isolate fScoJap1 chromosome 3, fScoJap1.pri, whole genome shotgun sequence, the genomic window GAATGCTGAGAAGCAGAGAAATGTTGCTTTAATTATCTTCCTAATCCAAACAAcctgattattttcttgtttcttgttggAGTCTACATTTTcccctggcacacacacacacacacacacactggctctGATACAAGCATCAAATGAGTTACAGATCATGTCTGTATTTTTCAATGGGTTGCATTTATCAGTTATCATctgagctgttttctgtctcataTCGCTCTCTGTTATATATCactgcacacactcacatatacatGTAGAACCGTAAGTGAGATTACGAGGTGTCCTTTACGTGTCAGGTAATGTCACGTTACAGCTCATGTGTCATTAGCAGTTAAGGTTTAGTGTGAAAACTGGACTGGAGTGTGTGGGTTAAAGAAGTGAGTGTCATTTATTAACCTGCTTCAGAAGAataaacttgtttttctttaatgggagagaaaaaaagcttaagaGCCAGAAACACACATGGCTCAGATATGAACTGTCTGATGAAGCAAAACCAAATAACACCCagattaatatttgtttttaaaatggtgATAGTCAGTGTTAACATGACGATGATGAGATTTCTCAAGAGTGTcaaacctacagagaattataagtgactctgcagctcctcctcgtctttatggagctttatagtgaatttcagctcattgtttaactgtccggctgcaactttactgttttggcaaaagagagtgaatattggacttataaTCACAgcgtggacagaaacacgactaataatgaataataatgttgatCAATAACTGCTAGATGTGGAAATAAGGGAATATTTGCTAATGAGTTCAACGTGGGTAAGCACTATGCTTCCCTTTTTCTAAGAAATGTTCCTCCCATCAAAATGTGGCCCTGTGTTTCCTCAGGCCTACACTCCCACAGTACAGCTATGGccattgttgtttttcatgtatgaaaatgcttgaaagacggatgaaattctttattttattattaaactgagggaacatagacacgcttccagttcaacatatcaacttaaaagatGATGATATGTCAGAGTTGAGAACTTTTTCGGCTCCCAGGTgacaaaaaaatctgtttttgcagGTTTAACTTGTTTTAAATCCTTCACATCTTTATCAAGTCAAACCCTGATTTTGATACTATTTATAGTTGGCATGTTTTCCAGCAACAGCCATTCAATTATTTACATTTGCTTcatttaaaaagctaaaagaaaGTGACTATTGGActgcaggtggacagaaacacgactccatctgaatgataatgttgatcagtaGCTGTCACAATATCAACTTAAACGGTGACGTTATATTAGGGGTCAGCAGAGGTGCGATGTGTGTGGTTCTCAAAGTGTGGTCCAATGACCCACAAGGAGTCCTTGAGACTTgagaggttctagtggtcacCAGCAAAAAGAGGAatcatttctttcactttcacttttttatttatctgtaattTGATCCataaagtaacacaatgacCGGATGTCTGAATATTTTGGTCATGTGTTTCAAACACTTtcagtaataaaacatctaaaacctaaaatctttttttttcttttgtcagttTAGGGGTCTTAGATCTGTAAAAAACTGGCATTAAAGGCGACAACAGTGCAGTTTCCTCACCAGGACAGATGGGCCAACATGTTTTTGAATGTACATCACATGTTCTTAAAGACTTTTTggtcaaaaaattaaataaactgaaaacaacAGAATGAAAACTGTGTCTCTAAACGATCAGACAGTGGAGGGAAATCACAGCTTTGCTCCTTCTgtcacagatcagctgttcagtGGAAGAGTGTTTTAATGGAGCACATAAATACAATGCTGCAAAAAGTAAATTAGATGATCCACCAACATATTAAAGAATTACACTTGTTCCTCTTTGGGTTCAGGAGCCAGCTTTTGGTttacagtctttaaaaaaaacatttattaatcttCATCATGCAAAAAACAGAATCTGACATTCAGAGAAGTTTTCATGTGATATCAGTTATAGTTTGGATATTATGCATCCTTCTCCTTCCAATAGCTGTCAGTACAGTTTtgtatatgtaaataaattctttccagttgtttttaaaatacCGAAGTCGCTACGTTTTTCATGGTTAAAGTAAAAAAGTCTGTACTTcacctttgtttaaaaaaaaaaaaaagcactttatgggaaaaaaatgttgagtGTAAAACTGAATCtttgctctgtgttacagtttATGCTGCAAACATTAAcacctttgtcttctttttcaggTTTAAACTATTTTCTTTAATTTACTGTGTATGTGTAGCTTGTCCATTCAATTGTAAACAGTCTGCAGTATTtgctcaataaaacattttaataaagctGCTCTGAGTGGTGATTTTTATTCTCTTAACTATCCACTGGTGACAAAGACAGACCCAAAGTCTTCAAAACTGTTCCATCTAAAAAGCAGAGTTGTGCATCATTGATTTAAAACCACAAAGGCGAAAAGGACAATTGAAAAAATATGGTATAATTTAACTGTACAAAGtgcatctcatctcatctcatcagtAGAGATCGATAAAACCTCTGAGGGATATCTACTAGGTCAGTTCAGTGCTGCTCTGCCGCCATCTGCTGGTCAAACTGTGTAACTACAACTACAAGTGTCACTGCATGGTGAAGCGCGGCCCTGCAGTCTGTGACCTCATCCACCCTTTCTGTTCGCTCTCTACGTTTGTCCCTCGCAGGCTCCTGTAGCAGTTCCAGTAGCAGCTCTTCCGCTTGTCTGTGAAGGTCGTGAGTCCAAACCTGTGAGTACTTCTGCGTCTAAAACTGCTTAAAACGAGCATGTAGAactaatattataacattagcACTGTCATATGAATAACAGCTCATTGGTTTGTTATAAATTCTGCAGTAAATCGCGGTTTTTATTTCTAATATCTTTGCTGTTAGCTGATGTTAGCTTAGCATGGAGCTAACCGGCTAGGAACACGCATCTGAATAAAACTAGTAAAATGCTCTTTCATTACACTGAATAACATTAAGCATTTAAAGcctttattaatgttattatagaGTGGAGAAACTATTATAACCCGCACAGATGAAACCTCCTTTTCCTTGTTAAATATCTAATATATGATGTTAAGCTTATAGTTCCttgttgtgaatatttgtaaaTATCCTCCTAAATATCCTTTTAGTAATGTGTATATGTAATAATGTTAGATTAATGAATATAAAGCAGGACAGTCAGTCTTATGCTGCTGCTCAGAGGTCACACGTAGCTTCAGTCCTGGCAGCTGACCAGCCTTCAGGGAcacaatgacagacagacattcacacacgtTACTgcacaataaatgcattaaagttatatttaaatacagtaaatgtaaataGTTAGGTGGTAGGTGTAAGCTGGGGTTATCAGTATTTATTTCACCTTGAATTTTGACTATGACACGATCCTCTACATGTGTGAAGGGATTGGatcaaaaggggaaaaaaatgttttcaggttAATCAATGTAATGGTTAATTTTAGATCAGACCTGATGTTTCACCAGACTGGAATTTTAgatatcaccccccccccccccccccccccacaaaaaatgtattttatcagGTGTGACTAAATATGGGGCTTCTGTAgtatttaaaagtgtgtgtaaATGACTATCAGAGTATCTACTATCAGAGATGTCTGATAAGAAAGGtcacaatattttaaatttgtctaaaaacatcagtcaggaaTCCAAATGAGCATTAAGtgtgttttcttgctgtaatgattcctcctgttcgtactgaccattagatccttcataatgtttacaatggaagtgatggaggactaaatccaaagtcctccttctgtggaaacatggatttaaaagttgatgtgaagctaatatgaagcttcagcgtccaaatgagtcaaatcttcatcttctatgtttcaacgttacagtgtttttagtagcaaagtctttttgttactatacttccaccacagctcaacaggaaacactaagagggaatctgatgctaaacagactgtaaatgtgtcagatatcacttgatatgactaactcacactgatgaagctcaatagaagctgatcatctactttataatgactgtgtgggacacattgtggattttgtcctccatcacttcacattgaaatcacatttgaaggagatcttttaatagtcagtatgaacaggaggaatgattacagagaggaaaacctgacTGCTGGTATGAGACAGATTTAAAATATTGTGACCTTGTAAGACTCAGATTGGGTCACAAATGTTTATCTCTCTGATATTAGATACTGTGATTTACACACATCAGGTTTGTGTACGGAGCACCTGACCTGTCAATATGTTGGTgatatgtattgtattgtattatattaaatggtattttgggggggggggggggtaatagaGCTGAAATTGCAGATATATACAGCAACTTATATCAATAATACTGAATTCCTTGATATTTTCAATCAGCTGGAATATTTAGTTAAATGTATGAAATAATGTCACATGGTTTTTGGAGGCCGACCACCTGAAGCAGTGTtactccatctctccctcctcaaTTATTTTCAGCTCTCTGCTTTATAttttctaatttaaaaaaaagagagtgcaCATTGATTTACACTGGTAAATTGTAAAAGCCACATAATGATAGACAACTATTCATAAAACTACAGTCCACTGTCACCTTGGTTTTGCCAAAATTTAAGGGTTCATTTAATCTTCATTTACAGTCAGTGTAAAACTCAGTTTTAGACTTCAAATTAGATTTGAGTCAAATTACATTTACCAATTTGCATCAGAATCTAATTCAAGAAATGATTGTTGCacaattttaaagattttgctCGTCTGACCTcaacatttgtattttattttttatttccctctGATCTGAAGCTTGCATTTTTGGGTATTATCTGTGTTAACACAAAGATCTCAGGACATTCACAACCTCCCCTACCTGTAGTCTGCACAATTCAAAGATGCAGTGTATAATTAATATTACTGTGAACAGCTGTGATGAAGGAGAAACTGAATCTATTATTGTAATGTAaaacagtgatggaggacagcAGACTGGTAAACACTGAGGCCTCTGAGAACTTAACATTTCGTAGACTAAGTGATTCATTGAGCAGGTAGTTGGCAGATTAATCCTTAATTAGTTGCAGTAATTGTGTATAATAGGTCATATTGTGTAGTTTGAAATTTTGACTACACTGATCTTCCCAATAATAACACTGAGTTTGATTTTTGTGTTCTGCAGAAGATTCATCATGTCTCTGCCAAAGCCTGCGATCATGAGAGGGATGCTGGCCAAGCGCCTGAGGATTCACATCCCCGCTGCTTTCGCCGTCTCCCTGGCTCTCGCTCTCTCGTACAAGGTGAGAACAGAACGCAGACACATCCATACGACCTCAGTTatgattaaaaagataaaaagacacCATgcagacatgatgatgatgttaacaTTTAAGATCAAGATCTGAACCTTTTGGAATATTGATTCTACTGTAAGGACAGAAATTATATATGGTGCCAATTTATTAGTCCTGATAATCAATCAATGAAATAGCCCTGCaaagttcaaatattttttaataaatatatatatatatattatgttttggggatttttgccttttattcTCAAGTTAGCTGGCATAAAAGAAACatagagagtgagggaggggaatgaaatgcaacaaaggtcccttgctggaGTCGAACCAGGGACGTTGTGATTATGTGGCATTATGGCTACCAAAGCACTGCAAATTTAAGTGGTTTTGAAGGTAATAATTAACAGAAGTGTTAATTATTGCCTAAAGGAAAATATTTCTGATCTTCTGTTCACCCTGTCAACACAAACCAACTTCATGAAGGGTTAAAAATAACCTGTCAGTGTCAGATCCTATGATCAGCTGTGGATCTTGTATTGGATAGGatgtagtggcatctagtggtgaataCCTCCCCTccccaagcatgtaggagaacctacagtggcagTGAAACTCACTAAAAACCCTCTCTAGAGCCTGTTTGGTTGGTCCATTCTGAGTTACTTAAGAAATATGATTTAAAGAGCTCATTCTAagttaacaaaaacacagtgattcttattttcaggtgattataaactaattaaaacacagtcCGTctcactagatgccactaaattctacacactgctcctttaatgctGACAGTTTCTCTTAGGACTGTCGATAACATCATGACACTTTCTGTTGCGGTCTTGAAATGTTGAACCAGAAACGTCTTTTGTTCCCCACAGTACCTCGTGACAGAGCCCAGGAAACAGGCCTACGCTGACTTCTACAAGACGTACGACGCCGCAAAAGACTTCAAAGGCATGAGGGAAGCCGGCATCTTCGAGAGCGTGCGGCCCTCTGGGGAGTAAAACCACCGTGAGTCTTCAACCGTTCAACCTTTGTTATTTCAAGCAGTAGGAAATGGAAGTATCTTTAAGATGTTAAAGATACTGGGACCAGTCAGAAGGGTTCACAGGGGCTGATCAGCAACCTCCAGAATACATATTTAGTACGTACAGAGCATTAAAAAGCCATTGCCTCATATACGATGCAAGACACACCATACTAGTAGAGTTACTCTAATAACGGACAAGCTGTTGTACTTTAAAGTAATGTTCTTATGTCTTTATAATTggtgttttttgtgtcttttttcttccagaTTTTCCTCCCCCTCATTCATTCCCGCTCTGAAGACGTCGTTATTTCTCGCCCCCCTTTGGATGTAATTAACTGAGCAGATGTGAACTTCGCTATGCTGTTATGTTCCTCTGAAATAAACTATTCTATTAATGTGAGAGccccttttgtcttttttttctttactatgTTGCTGAGATAATGTCCCACACAGTTTGAGATAAATCTGATGATCTGTCTTTAAAAGGTTTGTATTCTGATTTTAGTGAGAATTTAAATGTGCTACATGTGTAAGTTATTACTGATAACTGAATATTGGTCAGTATGTTTTAGTTATCTACTGTGTAATAGTTGTTAGTTTTGGATCAATCAATTTTTCTTTGATAAAACTAAAAATAGTTAGTGGTTGGGGGAAGAGTTTAGCACTGaattcactattttttttttcattattttttattgcagtttttgtTTCCATTCAACAAAACAGTGTCTATAACAAAAATagacacacaacaaaacaaacacaaaacgtACACAACAGCTCTTACATAGGAGATAAACATATGGCATAGTACAAGAGGTGGTGGTTCAGTTTTACAGTACCCGGATGTCGTTCAAGTGCACAACAGTCCCTTTTAATAGAGTGGAGGGAAGGTCCAGTCCGACATAGTCCAAAAATGGGCGCCACACTCTGTAGAACTGATCTACTGAATTCACTATTATACAGGTATGTTTACACACAATATAGACAGGTAGAGTATGAACAAGAAGCTACCTGCAAAGttataaaaatctaaatttgtaaGTAATATTTTCTTTGGTATTACTGATTCATAGTTTAATGTCAGTACTGTAGCTTATCTATTGAAGTGGTTTACGTTTATACATCcaattttttacatataaaaacaacacttgGGACACTGCACATGTTTTAACAGCTagtatacaaaaaaaaatacatgattcaaTATGCACCATTGAATTTAACTTAAACTGCAGCCTTAGAAAGCCGCAGCCTGTTGAAGTTCACAAAGAGCgagagaaatgttttaacacCTATTTTTTTCTGGAGCTATCTCACCATCATCTACatttgatatttaaatatttgacaaCTGTCAGTAACATTTCTCTCCAGAAAGGCAACACTTACTGTAACTTTAAGTCCTACTTGAACAaatgcacatgcacagatgTTATAAGTAGACATAAGGGACATTTTTATTAGtcaataattataatttactgtatattagaTATGAATATGGGGACTTCCAGGGCATTTGTAAGCactatttaaacatttaataaatgttagGATACTAATATAGTAATCAGACATGGACATTTTAAGCCATTATTAATGTATAGTTTTAGTCAACAATTCTAACTTAACGTGTATTGtaacaaaaagaacatttctcaTCTACATTGGGaataaatgtggaaataataGAATTTACAGGGTAATACTAGAGTAAAAGTACTTCAAAGTTACTTCTCATTAGTACTCAGTGTGTGTACTGTTGCACCCAATGTGACTCTTGTCGTGTATTGAGATTCACAGCCAGAGAAACGCTCCCTTGCATCATATCCTCCAAGGAACAGGCAGGTGTTGTAATCGATCAagatttattacaaaaaaagtgtgaaactgaaatggacataaaaatacagaaaaacattaattaataaacaaTACAGAATAGCTTGTCATATATAGGATTCTACTTTAATATTACAAAAAGAGCATTTGTCATCTACATTGGGAATAAATTTGGAAATAATAGAATTGATTTACAGGGTAATTCTTAATtatgtctccacctttaaatcctgcctgaacacacacctattcagagtggcctactctgtctcacactgactataaaatcacattcttgtttatttattgtactaatgcactttgtagtcacattcatatttattctttatctttgcactaaatgttacctgatttatattatttgatgtactgttgttgtgttatacctatgtgccttgtaaggccttttaaataaaatgcataataataattattattaacccTCTATTGCATGGCGTTGCCATATGGCAACAATTGCTTTATCTCGATTTTACTAAAAGGCATTAATATAAAAtccatattttactgttttattatgaaAAGGAAGGTCTTTTAGTTTGATATAACAAATGATTGATCACGTCACACTAGCAGGATATGCTGTTTGCGCCTTCTTTATCCATGGTCATGGGCACTGAGAATGTCATGATTTGAGGGTGCCCAAAGTTGGCTAATTGTTCAATATTTAGGCAAAATACCTTCaagaaaaaaatttaaatacttTCTGGGACAAGTTAACTATGAATTTTCATCATTAGAACCAATTTAGATCTGATAAGTTTtttgtaaaattgtaaaattaatttgttGCCATATGGCAACAATATGCGAATATAGATGTGATTTGTGTGCATTCAACTGATTGGACTGTAATTGACTTACATAGGACTAGACTACTCTGAGACTAAGTTTACaacatttgattacatttataaggaaaataataacattttcatgTGTAGTTTGTCATTTCAGACATTTTGTAACTGTAATGTATTATCTGCTTTATAAATGACACCACTGGAAATCATAGTTTTACTAGACGGAACTGCAATATCCCACCCAAATTATATGTTGGTCTACTTTTGTGCACATTTGTAGTCAAAGGGCCTAAAGTATTTTCTTCTTAGAAGATAATTTATCTTAAATCCTTTACAAGTGGCAAATACACTGTGACATATACCCCAGATAGTATGAAAATTGGACCTATAATCAGCATTTTGTGCTATTTTTTGACAGTATAGTCAGCTGCCGTCATCCATAGAACATGCAAATCAGGGCAAAGTTAGGTTTTCAACCAGAGGAGAGTGAGGATGAGCTAATGGGCACTGATGAGGAGAACTATGTTGTCTGAACCTAGATGAGAGCAGTTATTTCAAGTGTgccctgttcctgttcctgtgctTCATCCAAGACCGCAACCTGCCTGCTAGTAGTTTGAAACAGGGGGTGAACCTGGGTTACAATGGCACGTATAATGTAAATTTGTTTGAAAAACATGTTGATGGtgactaaattaaattaatatatagaataaaaataattaaatggaaTCAGATTGACAAAAAGAATTGTTTTTGATAAGGAAAAGGATGTCCCTGTGTCTTATAATGGGTGTATGTAATGATCGTATTACAACGTTATTATCACCATATATTCCAAATAACAGTtgcaatttaattaatttaactgTATAAGTATTGTATGATATATTCCACTAAGTATAAGTTGGATTTGTTTAGTCTTGGTGtcagtaaaataatgtttttagagAAAATGTTGGTTTTTTGATACTTTCCACGAATGCGCATTGTTGCCATATGGCAACAAATAACCAACTAcccccctaaaaataaaaataaaaaaaaaatccaaatatttCCATTATTTAGGCCATTTtaagtaataaaaacacattaaaacatttttatcacgTTCAATTAATAATTCATGCAATAGAGGGTTAAAAGTACTCCGTTACTTCTCATTAGtcctcggtgtgtgtgtgtgtgtgtgtgtgtgtgtgtgtgtgtgtgtgtgtgtgtgtgtgtgtgtgtgtgtgtgtgtgtgtgtgtgtcgcccCCTGCTGTCGGATTGCTGCACTTTatccgtctccccctgctggcggAGCGCTGCACTgtgtcgccccctgctggcggAGTGCTGCACTGCGGCCTTTTGTTCGGACCGCCTTCCTGCCGTCTCTCCACTACTCTTCCTGGTTTCTGCAAAGTGTATGTCACCCAGCGTCCGTCCTGCCAAACACGTCCAAAGTTGTCCCGACagtggagaaagagaagaatgaGCCCGGCGGTGAAGACACGACAGCCGGGAGAAGAAGTGTGACCACGGTGCGTTTATAGTAAAGCTCGGTCCCCATGATGAGAAACAGACTGTATGGAGGAAGGGTTAGCCGCTAGCTGCTAAAGGTCTGTTACTGTCACTGTTCACCGCGACTGTCTCTTGAGTTTGAGACGTTCAAGTTTGACCGAACCAGAGACGGTATCAAGAGGAAACACaccgaggaggaggaaaagaggaggaagaggaggagggcagCCATGGAGAACAAGGATAAAGTGCAGATGAGGAGTCACCCTCGCAGGTAATGAAAACAGACCGTTGGGGTTTAGATACCTGACATCCTCATTGATCTGATCTGAGCATgaacaccacaccacaccacaccactaCACGCCTGTATCTACTACTAACATTACATAACCTCGGGGCAGTGGAAACTAGTTGGATTTAAGGATATTAGCACTAAAACAACACAACTTTATGACGgtgtctttttaaattatttagagTCGTcttcattttacatgtttttttcttctatttttaaacACAGTGCTGTATGAATGAGGggagtttattttaatattagtgAAAGCAGCTGATCTGAAGTTTGTCACAAAGATCTTAGATTAAAGAGAATTTTTgggatatctatctatctatctatctatctatctatctatgtgtgtatctatctatctatatatctatctatgtgtatatctatctatctatgagtatctatctatctatctatccatctatccatctatctacaaACACAGTACTCATTTATATCAAcagaatcagtcaatcaaacaaaaaagtcaaaaaacacaaacctgatatttcagtctttctttatattctgTTAATCATGACCTCAAACCCCCTCTAAGACGTACAACCTTTAGTAATAATGTAAATTAGATTAATTTGCCACATTTAAGTAGTCTTCCTCTGACTGTCATGTGAAACAGTTTCCATCCTGATTAACGGCCTTCTTTCCACACTGAGACCACTTGTTACAGAATGAATAAGGTGTTGATGCGGTCTTGATCTCTGTGTTGTCTAATCTCAGGACTCATCACTATCAAAGCCCCACTAATCCTATTAATGCCTCCACTCCTATTTGTTAATCTGGGTTTAGTCGATTTAATCTGACTGCGTTTGAGTAGATACTAGATGCTTTAATCAATGCTCATTATCAGTCATCaggtgtgtctgtctgtggtttCTCTCGTCTGACTTTGACAGAAGAGAACTAGAAACTCTTTTTAAATGAGCTTAAATCTTTGTAAATGATGTGCTgcataaattaaatacattattattattattattattattattattattgttattattatcattgttataaGAGCTGGGAAAGACCGGGGGTTGTGAGGtgggtttccatggcaacaggaGTCAGGCATCAGAGACCTCAACACCgggttttttttatagcagAAAAATGAGGTCGCTGGAAAGATGGTTGTGATGTTTTTTGGTT contains:
- the LOC128356236 gene encoding cytochrome c oxidase subunit 6C-1, whose translation is MSLPKPAIMRGMLAKRLRIHIPAAFAVSLALALSYKYLVTEPRKQAYADFYKTYDAAKDFKGMREAGIFESVRPSGE